One stretch of Shewanella sp. Arc9-LZ DNA includes these proteins:
- a CDS encoding response regulator, with amino-acid sequence MGKPYSVLVVDDHPLLRRGICQLITSDGDFSLFGETGTGLEALTAVAEDEPDIILLDLNMKGMSGLDTLNAMRQEGVTARIVILTVSDAKQDVIRLLRAGADGYLLKDTEPDLLLEQLKKAMLGHRVISDEVEAYLYELKNTIDDNSWIENLTPRELQILQELAEGKSNRMIAEDLHISEGTVKVHVKNLLRKANAKSRTEMAVRYLNN; translated from the coding sequence ATGGGTAAGCCGTATTCCGTACTTGTTGTCGATGATCATCCATTATTACGCCGTGGTATTTGCCAATTAATCACCTCCGACGGTGACTTTTCGCTTTTTGGTGAAACGGGCACGGGACTAGAAGCTCTTACCGCCGTAGCCGAAGATGAACCCGATATTATTTTGCTCGATTTGAATATGAAAGGCATGTCTGGGCTTGATACTCTCAATGCTATGCGTCAAGAAGGTGTAACAGCAAGAATTGTGATTTTAACCGTCTCAGACGCTAAACAAGATGTCATTAGACTACTGCGAGCGGGTGCTGACGGCTATTTACTCAAAGACACTGAGCCTGATTTACTGTTAGAGCAACTCAAAAAAGCCATGCTGGGTCACCGAGTCATTAGTGATGAAGTAGAAGCTTATCTTTATGAGTTGAAAAATACCATTGACGACAACAGCTGGATAGAGAATTTAACCCCGCGTGAATTACAAATATTGCAGGAGCTGGCGGAAGGTAAAAGTAATCGAATGATCGCCGAAGACTTACACATCAGCGAAGGCACTGTTAAAGTTCATGTGAAGAATTTGCTGCGTAAAGCAAATGCAAAATCTCGCACAGAAATGGCCGTACGCTACCTTAACAATTAG
- a CDS encoding YacL family protein: MEYQFRRNRLEGTVFAEFSMGHEVLGRWFAEELGDDKSKANHILTQIVLIKSGALNHLRDIGGELTIDIDFEQVRVFASVIDFEEEHLLEDSMSLYNAESECYCGLEDFESVLQSWLAFINDK, from the coding sequence ATGGAATATCAATTTCGTCGAAATCGCCTAGAAGGCACGGTCTTTGCTGAATTTAGCATGGGTCATGAAGTGTTAGGCAGATGGTTTGCTGAAGAGCTTGGTGACGACAAGAGCAAAGCTAATCATATTCTCACCCAGATTGTGTTAATCAAATCTGGGGCGCTTAACCATTTGCGGGATATCGGTGGAGAGTTAACTATCGACATCGACTTTGAGCAAGTGAGAGTGTTTGCCAGTGTGATTGATTTTGAGGAAGAGCACTTATTAGAAGACTCCATGAGCCTGTATAATGCGGAATCTGAGTGTTATTGTGGTCTGGAAGACTTTGAGTCAGTACTGCAAAGTTGGTTAGCATTTATTAACGATAAATAA
- a CDS encoding zinc transporter ZntB, which produces MNNGFIYSLLLTGPNAGQSLTAEQIAQWQPADGLLWLHLRYREPKARKWILNSGLQRVEMDTLLATDTRPRVLSSDKGILLALRGVNLNPNSDPEDMVAVRIYAEEHKIISTCERQLQSVIDVADAITQGKGPVDSAAFIMAICERLTQRKVEFIGKLEEQLDELEERVVTQVNKTLRTDIAELRRQTVVLRRYLAPQREAFSRMLQEASELFDDNDKVRLREIHETLIRVIEDLDAIRDRASVTQEELQSQQSEQVNQRLYFLSLISAVFLPLGFLTGLLGVNIGGIPGAESNWAFAAFCGGLFALIGLQMYLFYRLKWL; this is translated from the coding sequence ATGAATAATGGTTTTATATACAGTTTATTGCTTACCGGCCCCAATGCTGGCCAGTCACTTACCGCGGAACAAATAGCACAATGGCAGCCTGCTGATGGGCTGTTGTGGTTACATCTGCGATATCGTGAACCTAAAGCTCGTAAATGGATTCTCAACTCCGGCTTACAGAGGGTTGAGATGGATACTCTGTTGGCCACTGATACTCGTCCACGAGTATTAAGTTCCGACAAAGGAATTTTACTGGCGTTACGAGGAGTTAATTTAAACCCAAACTCCGATCCAGAAGACATGGTCGCAGTGCGGATCTACGCTGAAGAGCACAAGATCATCTCAACCTGCGAGCGCCAGTTACAATCGGTGATTGATGTTGCCGATGCGATAACACAAGGCAAAGGTCCGGTTGATAGTGCAGCGTTTATCATGGCCATTTGTGAGCGTCTGACGCAACGTAAAGTGGAGTTTATTGGCAAACTGGAAGAGCAGCTCGATGAATTAGAAGAACGCGTTGTCACTCAAGTAAACAAAACCTTACGTACTGACATTGCCGAGCTGCGCAGACAAACCGTAGTATTGCGTCGCTACCTCGCGCCCCAACGAGAAGCATTTTCTCGTATGCTACAAGAAGCCAGCGAACTATTTGACGACAATGATAAAGTCCGCTTACGTGAAATACACGAAACCCTTATTCGAGTAATAGAAGATCTTGATGCAATACGCGATCGAGCCAGCGTTACGCAGGAAGAGCTTCAATCACAACAGTCGGAACAAGTGAATCAGAGACTGTATTTCTTATCATTGATTTCGGCGGTATTTTTACCATTAGGTTTTTTAACAGGTTTATTGGGCGTCAATATTGGCGGAATACCTGGCGCTGAATCAAATTGGGCTTTTGCCGCATTCTGTGGCGGATTGTTTGCGCTGATAGGTTTGCAAATGTACTTATTCTACCGTTTGAAATGGCTATAA
- the fkpA gene encoding FKBP-type peptidyl-prolyl cis-trans isomerase, giving the protein MKSIYKLSLVALAVVGLTACNQEQDVAQKKVELTTDVQKEAYSVGGSIGKYMSGHIKEQEELGFAVDRAMVIKGFSDGLGEEMQLTEEEMQTVLQNLDKKLNDKRLEQAETLAAKSIADGKKFLEDNKAKEGVTTTESGLQYEVLEAGSGEKPAAEDTVEVHYRGTLIDGTEFDSSYARGETAKFPLNRVIPGWTEGVQLMPVGAKYKFVIPSELAYGERDTGTIPANSTLVFEVELMSVEKTPAAVETK; this is encoded by the coding sequence ATGAAATCTATTTACAAATTATCGTTAGTTGCATTAGCCGTTGTTGGCCTTACTGCGTGTAATCAGGAACAAGACGTTGCTCAAAAGAAAGTTGAATTGACAACTGACGTTCAAAAAGAAGCATATAGTGTTGGTGGTTCAATTGGTAAGTACATGTCTGGTCACATTAAAGAGCAAGAAGAATTAGGCTTTGCTGTTGACCGCGCTATGGTGATTAAAGGCTTTAGCGATGGCTTAGGCGAAGAAATGCAGTTAACTGAAGAAGAAATGCAGACTGTATTACAAAACCTAGATAAAAAACTAAACGACAAGCGCTTAGAGCAAGCTGAAACGTTAGCTGCTAAATCAATTGCAGATGGCAAAAAATTCTTAGAAGACAATAAAGCCAAAGAAGGCGTAACCACGACTGAGTCTGGTTTGCAGTACGAAGTATTAGAGGCCGGTAGTGGTGAAAAGCCTGCTGCTGAAGACACTGTTGAAGTTCATTACCGTGGCACGTTAATTGATGGCACCGAATTTGACAGTTCATATGCTCGTGGTGAAACGGCTAAGTTCCCACTAAACCGTGTTATTCCTGGTTGGACTGAAGGCGTACAGTTAATGCCTGTAGGCGCTAAGTATAAGTTTGTTATCCCATCAGAATTAGCTTATGGCGAACGTGATACTGGCACTATTCCTGCTAACTCAACATTGGTTTTTGAAGTTGAATTAATGTCAGTAGAGAAAACACCTGCTGCAGTAGAAACTAAGTAA
- a CDS encoding WD40 repeat domain-containing protein yields the protein MIRVPMLFFWPTLVLVSLLSACQPTATKVKVITTDASYSASLSNDATIALVSTAHNGVQVWDLTDSTLSYQWLQGQQQNTSNVIDTAISANSLYAATISSHSLAIWRLTDGSSVGWWSLPSYAQSVAIANTGQTLVGLVDGSVMSLSPEKSRLIQFLGHQEKVNSVSISADGNTALSGGNDGKVLLWQAQTGQPLQQWQLTSRITKVAINDSATLSFASDITGNATLWQSDTGKPISHLDINRRQMNFSSARFVNNDQQLLTGTPSREIFLWQIDSGKRLSRWQVQLSKNTQNKGAVVYSAAMIAPGSIVSISSQGLVEYWQ from the coding sequence ATGATACGCGTTCCAATGCTGTTTTTTTGGCCAACTCTAGTCTTAGTAAGCCTATTATCTGCATGCCAACCAACAGCGACGAAAGTTAAGGTCATCACTACTGATGCCAGTTATAGTGCAAGTTTGTCAAATGATGCAACCATAGCCTTGGTTAGCACGGCTCATAATGGCGTACAGGTATGGGATCTTACTGACTCAACGTTGTCTTACCAGTGGCTCCAAGGCCAACAACAAAATACCAGTAACGTCATTGATACTGCGATATCAGCAAATAGCCTTTATGCTGCAACAATTAGCAGCCACTCACTTGCAATATGGCGATTAACCGATGGTTCATCTGTCGGATGGTGGTCTTTGCCTTCTTATGCGCAAAGTGTCGCCATCGCTAATACAGGGCAAACCCTTGTGGGCTTAGTCGATGGCTCTGTGATGTCATTGTCACCTGAAAAATCACGCTTAATTCAATTTTTGGGCCATCAAGAAAAAGTGAATAGCGTGTCTATTAGTGCCGATGGCAATACAGCATTAAGCGGCGGGAATGATGGTAAAGTATTACTTTGGCAAGCCCAAACGGGTCAACCATTACAACAATGGCAGTTAACATCCCGCATCACTAAAGTGGCGATTAACGATTCAGCGACTCTCAGCTTTGCAAGCGATATCACCGGTAATGCCACCCTGTGGCAGTCGGATACCGGTAAACCAATAAGTCATCTCGATATTAATCGACGCCAAATGAATTTTTCAAGTGCTCGCTTTGTTAATAATGACCAGCAATTACTCACAGGTACGCCATCAAGAGAAATCTTTTTATGGCAAATAGACTCAGGTAAACGACTTTCTCGCTGGCAAGTTCAATTGAGTAAAAACACCCAAAACAAAGGCGCTGTAGTATACTCTGCCGCAATGATAGCACCTGGCTCGATAGTCAGTATTAGCAGCCAAGGTTTAGTTGAATATTGGCAGTAA
- a CDS encoding SlyX family protein, whose product MESVLQKIDDLEMKLSFQDISIEELNQEVIKLNALVARQQQQMLLMVNKLHSIEPSNMASSAEETPPPHY is encoded by the coding sequence ATGGAAAGCGTTTTACAAAAGATTGATGATCTTGAAATGAAATTATCATTTCAAGATATCTCCATTGAAGAGTTAAACCAAGAAGTGATAAAACTCAATGCATTAGTTGCCAGACAGCAACAGCAAATGCTATTAATGGTTAATAAACTGCATTCTATTGAGCCTAGTAACATGGCGTCTTCTGCCGAAGAGACTCCACCACCACATTACTAA
- the def gene encoding peptide deformylase: MQLKPLLSIATTGEQILTQIAEPVTVFDDALHTLADNILSTMLNANGVGIAATQVFSNVAMFIMASNPNERYPHAPSMPPTVVINPQILSASAATETDVEGCLSIPGQRLSIARHSEIEVQYQSLDGQLHQQTLTGFVARIFQHEYDHLQGITLLERVNLMTPQILVPQC; this comes from the coding sequence ATGCAGCTAAAGCCACTACTCAGCATTGCTACCACAGGCGAACAGATACTGACTCAAATTGCTGAGCCAGTGACGGTGTTTGACGACGCATTACATACCTTAGCTGATAACATCCTCAGCACTATGCTGAATGCAAATGGCGTCGGTATTGCGGCAACGCAAGTGTTCAGCAACGTAGCAATGTTTATCATGGCGTCAAATCCTAACGAACGTTATCCCCATGCGCCATCAATGCCTCCAACGGTAGTCATAAACCCACAGATTCTATCGGCATCTGCCGCAACAGAAACAGATGTAGAAGGTTGCTTATCCATTCCAGGTCAGCGGCTATCTATTGCACGACACAGCGAAATAGAAGTTCAGTATCAGTCGCTTGATGGCCAGTTACATCAACAAACATTAACGGGATTTGTTGCGCGTATTTTTCAACATGAATATGACCACCTGCAGGGTATTACTTTACTTGAACGGGTCAACCTCATGACACCTCAGATACTGGTGCCACAATGTTAA
- a CDS encoding COG3014 family protein → MLRTFCIGLSLIIGLSGCAFNSVFVNYPSQIAPYKQQLNSDSPTAKITDLADNISGNDGLLYAQESGRIMQIAGDFSGSKTYYQQAIDDYQVFDDKAIVSASKLGAGASSLLLNDNAIPYRGPGYERIMLHQYQALNYLFSGDAQGALVEVRRSNELQSMEQARYQKSQKSVQDMANGTIDAQVAQLSKEAGNVTSSFLNAYSYYTTGLLHELANEPNDAFIDYRKAAQITPDNVYLQQDLVRLAKQLGMPQYDEFKRRWGEAVMPKPDQGQVVFIIERDFVPEKQSITVPFPLNGNIQSASLATYQPQRQLVNNSQIQGLDAPLTAQTIANIDALAINALKEDLPAALFRQAARVYAKYQMNRSVQNSSQRANNQVDAAAMVMQIFNVITEQADRRSWLTLPRQAQIARQFIDAGSYNVRLNSSQNVNIDVKPNRTTLIWAIETGNRTRFYSIII, encoded by the coding sequence ATGTTAAGAACATTCTGTATTGGGTTGAGTCTCATTATTGGCCTATCCGGTTGTGCCTTTAATAGTGTATTTGTTAACTATCCATCGCAAATAGCGCCATACAAGCAACAACTCAATAGCGATTCACCAACAGCAAAAATCACTGATTTGGCCGACAATATTAGCGGCAATGATGGCTTACTTTACGCCCAAGAGTCTGGGCGTATTATGCAAATTGCGGGTGACTTTAGCGGCAGTAAAACCTATTACCAACAAGCCATTGACGATTATCAAGTTTTTGATGATAAAGCCATCGTGAGTGCCAGTAAATTAGGTGCAGGGGCGAGCAGTCTTTTACTCAACGATAATGCCATTCCTTATCGAGGTCCGGGTTATGAGCGTATTATGTTGCATCAATATCAGGCACTTAATTATTTATTTAGTGGCGACGCTCAAGGGGCATTAGTAGAAGTTCGCCGCAGTAATGAATTGCAAAGTATGGAACAAGCACGCTATCAGAAATCACAAAAATCAGTGCAAGACATGGCCAATGGCACCATTGACGCGCAAGTAGCCCAATTAAGCAAAGAAGCGGGCAATGTCACCAGCTCGTTTCTAAACGCTTACAGCTATTACACTACTGGCTTGTTGCACGAACTTGCTAACGAGCCTAATGATGCGTTTATTGATTATCGCAAAGCAGCACAAATTACCCCAGACAATGTGTATTTACAGCAAGATTTAGTTCGTTTAGCTAAACAACTGGGGATGCCTCAATACGACGAATTTAAACGTCGCTGGGGAGAGGCGGTAATGCCTAAACCCGACCAAGGCCAAGTTGTGTTTATTATTGAACGTGATTTTGTACCAGAAAAACAGAGTATTACGGTACCTTTTCCACTTAACGGTAATATCCAATCCGCGTCATTAGCGACCTATCAACCACAACGTCAGTTAGTCAATAACAGCCAAATCCAAGGGTTAGACGCGCCACTCACAGCACAAACTATTGCTAACATTGATGCGTTAGCCATTAATGCCTTAAAAGAAGATTTACCCGCTGCGTTGTTTCGACAAGCCGCAAGAGTTTATGCTAAATACCAAATGAATCGAAGTGTACAAAACAGTAGTCAACGAGCCAATAATCAAGTTGATGCTGCTGCGATGGTAATGCAAATATTTAATGTTATCACCGAGCAAGCCGACCGTAGAAGTTGGTTAACCCTGCCACGTCAGGCTCAAATTGCTCGACAATTTATCGATGCCGGCAGCTATAATGTTCGCTTAAATAGCAGCCAAAATGTAAATATTGACGTAAAACCAAACCGTACAACATTAATTTGGGCAATAGAGACTGGAAATCGTACCCGTTTTTATTCGATAATCATCTGA
- the lpoB gene encoding penicillin-binding protein activator LpoB codes for MKNLKLIFVLAAVMGLSACQSKVEYGDATEVETVNENFGSTDLQVIAAKMVDSMMAFPPVVVMTQSNRPIVFVDKIKNKTSEHIDTESVTDTISNKLLRSGKFRFIDMTKVDTVRKQLDYQNNAGMVDPSTAIKFGRQIGAQYMLYGNLSSIVKQDGSTKDVYYKMTMRLMDLETGLIEWSDEKEIRKMKSKSFLGL; via the coding sequence ATGAAAAATTTGAAACTGATATTTGTATTAGCTGCAGTAATGGGGCTGAGCGCCTGTCAATCTAAAGTAGAGTATGGTGACGCGACGGAAGTCGAAACCGTTAACGAAAACTTCGGTTCAACTGATCTGCAAGTTATCGCAGCAAAAATGGTCGACAGCATGATGGCATTCCCACCTGTTGTGGTAATGACACAGAGCAACCGCCCGATTGTATTTGTGGATAAAATTAAAAACAAAACCTCTGAACATATCGATACAGAATCAGTGACCGACACCATTAGCAATAAACTATTACGCTCTGGTAAGTTCCGTTTTATTGATATGACTAAGGTTGATACTGTACGCAAACAACTTGATTATCAAAACAATGCCGGCATGGTAGACCCATCTACGGCAATTAAATTTGGCCGTCAAATTGGCGCGCAATATATGCTTTATGGCAACTTATCAAGCATCGTTAAACAAGATGGCAGCACCAAAGATGTTTACTACAAAATGACCATGCGGTTAATGGATCTTGAAACGGGCTTAATTGAATGGTCAGATGAAAAAGAAATCCGTAAAATGAAATCAAAGTCTTTTTTAGGCTTATAA
- the pepN gene encoding aminopeptidase N, translating into MKLLSTELFSPRVIKTSLIALCCASLVSCSSSLSTSSLQRDGSAYISQVQAQARSNVVSNAQYELTFFLSEHSQFSAKSIVHFDLSSVPKSLTLDLNKANIKQFIVNGTKVYPNYNGAYIVLNQSLLVDGHNTVEVEFTREHSTNGEGLHRFVDPVDSKVYLYSHFEPAAAQQMFAVFDQPDLKASYQINVHAPKDWQVISAMRETNVVDQGDTNLWTFPATPKLSPYNFSMHAGPYHVWEDNSGRYPMRLFSRQSVANQVTPQDWFTYTKQGLDFFDSYFGIAYPFKKYDQVLVPDFLYGAMENAGAITFSEDRFLFNAKMTAEQKERLAGVIMHEMAHQWFGDLVTMKWWNGLWLNESFASFMGTLATSEATEFSHAWRTFYASGKQAAYHQDSLVTTHPIEVPVATSQNAFDNIDAITYQKGASTIKQLRHLLGEETFRRGVSQYLQQYSYQNAELNDFINSLAKASGRDLSLWTKEWLYAAGVNTIKAQYTCQRGQIDSFGLVQTSDDEQHPTLREQRVQLGLFNKNRYGIEKQQVVAVTYKGAYTEVDQLIGEVCPDLVYPNYDDWGFVKVTLDSSSFNTAKQSLGQVTDPLLRSMLWQSMWDSVIDGKTSLDQFLNIALINAPLEKDYTILGQVLGNLQRAKNYLDLMAPANAAYNSKISKALSQMSLRMSMESYRNSDFQRRWFDAYISLSSHGDALKHIQSLLQSKSHIKGLSIDQDLRWAMIRQLNRYDYGDAQALLAQEKHLDQSDSGEKAAIAAEVIRPQSSLKRQWLNTIENNDSMAFSKIRVAMYNIYPAEQKLLSAATAEQRFANLPLMDDKGPVFMRSFAAQLIPTDCSATNIEAISHVLDTQTGLSPLVRRALLETRQQEQRCVKIKQKLQ; encoded by the coding sequence GTGAAATTGTTATCCACTGAATTGTTTAGTCCTCGGGTCATCAAAACCAGTCTCATCGCATTATGTTGTGCTAGCCTTGTCAGCTGCAGCAGCTCACTTTCAACATCATCCTTGCAACGGGATGGCTCTGCCTACATAAGCCAAGTACAAGCACAAGCAAGATCCAACGTGGTATCAAATGCACAATATGAGCTAACTTTCTTTTTAAGTGAGCACAGCCAATTCAGTGCAAAATCGATTGTTCACTTTGACTTAAGCAGCGTGCCAAAATCACTAACGCTTGATCTTAACAAAGCCAATATTAAGCAATTTATTGTTAACGGAACCAAGGTATATCCTAATTACAATGGCGCTTATATTGTGTTAAATCAAAGTCTATTAGTTGATGGTCACAACACTGTAGAAGTTGAATTTACTCGAGAACACAGTACCAATGGCGAAGGCTTACATCGTTTTGTCGACCCAGTAGACAGTAAAGTTTATTTGTATTCACATTTTGAACCTGCAGCCGCCCAGCAAATGTTTGCAGTATTTGATCAACCGGATCTTAAAGCCAGTTATCAGATTAACGTCCATGCACCCAAAGATTGGCAAGTGATCAGTGCCATGCGTGAAACCAATGTGGTTGACCAAGGCGATACTAACTTATGGACCTTCCCTGCTACCCCAAAATTAAGCCCATATAACTTTTCTATGCACGCAGGTCCGTACCATGTTTGGGAAGATAATTCAGGCCGTTATCCGATGCGTTTATTTTCGCGTCAGTCTGTGGCCAACCAAGTTACCCCTCAAGATTGGTTCACTTATACCAAGCAAGGTTTAGACTTTTTTGATAGCTACTTTGGTATTGCTTATCCGTTTAAAAAATACGACCAAGTATTAGTGCCTGACTTTCTTTATGGCGCAATGGAAAACGCAGGAGCGATCACTTTTTCTGAAGACCGTTTCTTATTTAATGCCAAGATGACTGCCGAACAAAAAGAACGTTTAGCAGGCGTTATCATGCACGAAATGGCGCACCAATGGTTTGGCGACTTAGTCACCATGAAGTGGTGGAATGGCTTATGGTTAAATGAAAGCTTTGCCTCATTTATGGGCACCCTTGCTACCAGTGAAGCCACTGAATTTAGTCATGCATGGCGCACTTTTTATGCCTCTGGTAAACAAGCTGCTTACCATCAAGATAGTTTAGTCACGACTCACCCAATTGAAGTGCCCGTGGCCACCAGCCAAAATGCCTTTGATAATATCGACGCCATTACTTATCAAAAAGGTGCATCGACCATCAAGCAATTACGTCATTTACTCGGTGAAGAAACCTTCCGCCGTGGAGTGAGCCAATATTTACAACAATACAGTTATCAAAATGCTGAGCTTAATGACTTTATCAACAGTCTAGCTAAGGCTAGTGGTCGTGATTTGTCTTTGTGGACCAAAGAATGGTTGTACGCGGCGGGTGTGAATACCATCAAAGCTCAGTACACTTGTCAGCGAGGTCAAATTGACTCGTTTGGGTTAGTGCAAACATCTGATGATGAACAACATCCAACGTTACGTGAACAACGAGTACAACTAGGGTTGTTCAACAAAAATCGATATGGCATAGAAAAACAACAAGTGGTTGCGGTGACATACAAAGGCGCTTATACCGAAGTTGATCAGTTAATTGGCGAGGTTTGTCCTGATTTAGTGTATCCAAACTATGATGACTGGGGATTTGTGAAAGTAACGCTAGACTCTAGCTCATTTAACACCGCCAAACAGTCTCTAGGTCAAGTAACCGATCCGCTATTACGCTCTATGTTGTGGCAGAGCATGTGGGACAGTGTGATTGATGGTAAGACATCATTGGATCAGTTTTTAAATATCGCGTTAATTAATGCGCCACTCGAAAAAGACTACACCATTCTAGGTCAAGTACTTGGTAATCTGCAGCGTGCTAAGAACTATCTTGATTTAATGGCGCCAGCTAATGCGGCTTACAACAGTAAAATATCTAAGGCACTTAGCCAAATGAGCCTGCGGATGAGTATGGAAAGCTACCGGAATAGTGATTTTCAACGCCGTTGGTTCGATGCTTATATTAGTTTATCTAGCCATGGCGATGCGTTAAAACATATCCAATCATTACTGCAAAGTAAGAGCCATATTAAAGGGTTAAGCATAGATCAAGATTTACGCTGGGCGATGATCCGCCAATTAAACCGTTATGATTACGGTGATGCTCAGGCGCTACTCGCCCAAGAAAAACACCTTGATCAATCTGACTCTGGTGAAAAAGCCGCGATTGCAGCCGAGGTTATCCGCCCACAGTCATCGCTTAAGCGTCAGTGGTTAAATACCATTGAAAACAATGACAGCATGGCGTTCTCAAAAATTCGCGTCGCAATGTACAATATTTATCCGGCTGAACAAAAACTGTTAAGTGCCGCAACGGCAGAACAACGCTTTGCCAACTTGCCGCTAATGGACGATAAAGGTCCGGTATTTATGCGCAGTTTTGCGGCGCAATTAATTCCGACCGATTGTAGTGCAACAAACATAGAAGCTATTAGCCATGTTTTAGATACACAAACGGGTTTATCACCATTGGTGAGACGCGCCCTACTCGAAACCCGTCAACAAGAACAACGCTGCGTAAAAATCAAACAAAAATTACAGTAA
- a CDS encoding endonuclease/exonuclease/phosphatase family protein, which produces MDVNDVLTAPSPELTFSVVSINLFNFIEPPHAYYDFENIYSDKQWQKKCAWLGEFISHNQPDIIAFQEVFSPDALAKLTESLGYEYFVALDLPEVVSDYVYRSPVVAIASKYPIIDSANVSPDPQWVSQLGLAESFSFSRKPLRATIQLPVFGPCDCYVIHLKSKRSGVSRDDISESGLHGGADFVARQVLGRWASSLQRGSESALLCHQMLMRRQQTQQPFMLMGDFNDTMGSELLAAFNNQLRVYRSDIEDPGLAKLGETSLMAELQQSSLFDSYELFIAATKCNATLALDEFESSSLVDEQPHPARQPTHYYGNSGSVLDYILVSSEFNPTQQQNLAHIIDYKTFDRHLVRPDYERDSDSTDHAPVMMSFCVRT; this is translated from the coding sequence TTGGACGTAAACGATGTATTAACCGCTCCATCACCCGAGCTTACATTTAGTGTCGTAAGCATTAATTTATTTAACTTTATTGAACCGCCTCACGCCTACTATGACTTTGAAAACATCTATAGTGATAAGCAATGGCAAAAAAAATGTGCATGGTTAGGTGAGTTTATTAGCCACAATCAACCTGACATTATTGCTTTTCAGGAAGTGTTTAGTCCTGATGCCTTAGCTAAGTTGACTGAGTCGTTGGGTTATGAATATTTTGTGGCGCTAGATTTACCCGAGGTAGTAAGTGATTATGTGTACCGCAGCCCTGTGGTCGCGATAGCATCAAAGTATCCTATTATTGATTCAGCTAATGTCAGCCCAGATCCGCAATGGGTCAGCCAGTTAGGTTTAGCGGAGTCATTTAGTTTTAGCCGTAAACCGTTACGGGCTACGATACAGTTACCAGTATTTGGTCCATGTGATTGTTATGTCATTCACCTTAAGTCTAAACGCAGTGGCGTGAGTCGTGACGATATCAGTGAAAGTGGCTTACATGGCGGTGCTGATTTTGTTGCACGGCAAGTGCTTGGGCGTTGGGCATCCAGTTTACAGCGCGGCAGTGAATCAGCTCTATTGTGCCATCAAATGCTGATGAGAAGACAGCAAACTCAGCAGCCCTTTATGTTGATGGGTGACTTTAATGACACCATGGGCAGTGAACTCTTAGCGGCATTTAATAATCAATTACGCGTGTATCGCAGTGATATTGAAGACCCTGGGCTGGCTAAACTAGGTGAAACCTCATTAATGGCAGAGTTACAGCAAAGTAGTTTGTTTGACAGCTATGAGCTGTTTATCGCCGCGACTAAGTGTAACGCGACATTGGCCCTGGATGAATTTGAGTCAAGCTCACTAGTGGATGAGCAACCGCATCCTGCTAGGCAGCCGACACATTACTATGGCAACAGTGGCTCAGTACTTGATTACATATTAGTCTCAAGTGAGTTTAATCCGACTCAGCAGCAAAACCTCGCTCATATAATTGATTATAAAACGTTTGATCGTCATCTAGTTCGGCCTGACTATGAACGCGACAGCGACAGTACCGATCATGCACCAGTGATGATGAGCTTTTGCGTGCGCACTTAG